In Plasmodium brasilianum strain Bolivian I chromosome 12, whole genome shotgun sequence, the genomic window GACATTCATAATTGTTTTCAACACAATTTTTGCAATTCttctattaataatttaggcataaaagaaaagaaaaaaatggatataaAACACATAGAACAAATACGCCTAACAAATtctaataaagaaaattcaGAAGGTACAAAAGGCTGTAATGAAGATTGCGAtgattttttacaaaaaaaagttcaatCCATATGCTTATTAAGTGACTACTTGGAAAAATTAGGtcatcaaaaattaaaaagtatttgTACGGATAATacaacttttttaaaattaattaccGTATTAGAGCAAGAATTGAAGATTAAAATTTACACGAACATGATGTATTCTATGCTTAATGAGGATATCGTCATTTTGTAGTTTTCCTATTGCTTCTTATGTATAACGGAAAAACAGTACTCAAGTTTGTTATGTACAGCACAAAGTGTTCTgttataaatgaacaaatatgtTTACCTACACAAATACACACGTGACTACATATTATACCTTTTCGTAGTTgtaattactttttataaaagagaATCAGCATtacatgtaatattattttataaacgtcaatctttaatatattgtaaaatatattaataaaattttttttatataccagtgttcttttttaagaagaaattatattcttaataggtggaaaaaaaaaaaaaagtttgaaGATATGtttgaaaacaaaaacacaaattttaatacataatatataataatacaaaattacaaaaaagttGGATAAAACAATGCAGACATTTTGAccatatgaatttttttagttataatttttttttttttttttgttcatttatattgCATTTGGAAGGGtttaaattaaaacttaTGTTCTTTTGAGTTTGAATTACTGCTATTTAGAATATGTATACTTCAAATGTTAGGAAATTATCCTTTTGTTTAAAGCTTGcacatttaataaattattgctTTCGTTACGCAGATTTTCTTTcgttatttctttttgtcattttgttGATTTCTCactttctcatttttttattttctttctttctttctttttttctttttaaataatgttacttttaaatttattacacGCAGGTTCGTCCATAAATTTCGTGCTTGAGGAATAGTTCTCACTGTAGGATGTAAATACATTATTTGGttctaaaaaatatcttttgAAACATGTATTTGTATCACTTGAATATTGcggcatacatatattttctctTGTTCGTAAAGAATTCATGAAATAATCTTTTTCGTTTAGTATTTCATTGCTTTCTTTATTCTTTGAGggaatatcattattattgtttagAAACTGTAGGATATTATTTCTCGCAAACAAATGGCTCTCTTCGCTATTCTtaacatttttcaaattactTCGGATTGATGTACACATGTTTATCCTTTGTTCACAATCATAATTGGGCTACTCttcatcatttaaataatcaaaaaGGTTTATAGATGGGTTTgtaaaataatcatttttttttcttatttttttttccttatcctTTTCTGTTtcttgcaatttttttttgttagcTTCTTCTAACtgtatcctttttttccttttttccacATTATTGCTTCTTTTAATAACACCATTTACATTTTCCTTTTGGTTATTTTTACTCAACTTTTTAATATCTCCTATGTTGtcatttttgttctttatttGAGGATTTGTTTCATACGTATGTTCACATGTTCGTATATTAGTTGTGCTAATTTGATGATATTCATTTGTCTGTTTTTTTCCTGTTTCTTTGTTTAAAGGATGATtatgaaaaaacatttttcccattttttctatattaattttgttctGTTCGTTAGTATTAgttttatcataaaatatatttgttccaTATGTATTAATAGTATCATTTAGGGTAGgagttttataataattataagaattccaatttttattattcttttttataaaaaagggaatGTTGTTCATATTGCGAACTCTTAACATGTTAATATCAtaggaaaaatttttatttattgttcttaaaaaaaagttagtGCTACTATTGCAAGCAACATTTTCATTGCTACAagacttatttttaaattcagtTGCATTAATGAAGTAAGCAAAATTTTTCTTCCTATTATCTGAATTTGTTCCAGTGTTCGCCTTAATACAATACGGATAACGAATGTTATGAAATTTTTGGTTATTctcttccttttcatttaatatacttCCTTTACTCATGGTTGATATTTTGCTGACATCACTGTAGTTACTAGTATAGGCATTTTtgaaatcaaataaaaatgatttaataCTTGAATTATCAAAACTacataattttctatttgaaattaaaaatttcacaTTATCCAAATTATCACAGTGTTCGCAATTCTCCAAGTCACcataaatattgtttttaaaagGATCACtgctatttttataatgaaaacatttatttacatttttagaattattctttatatttttaaagaaaatattactatttataGATTCTTCTTTAAAATTAGACTTGGTAAATAAATTATCCGTAGAATAATTAACGTAAGATAAATCATCAAATTGGTTACTttgtaaattaattattttttcctctttattattagatataCGTTCTTTACTTTCTTCTAGTTGATCTTCAAAACATTCTCTTTTTATATCTACATCATTTTTTGGTGTTATATTGTGATAGTTGTATTTATTCaacacttttattttatgtttgcAAATggcacatgtatatatttctttcttcATATTATCGTTTTCTgaagtattaaaaatatcataaacaTAGCTATCATCACCATAGTTATCATCATCATAACTATATTCATCACCCTTATAGCTTTTTAACTTAAATAGATATTTATCACAAAACATGCACTGTAcataattgttattatttactaTGCGTTTATTCCATCTGCGTATTTTCTCAATAATTTGATCTAGCTTTTtggtattaataatatttttaggtgatctataaaaattgtccttttcatttgttatataattttcatgcATAAAATGAAAACCTTGTGATAAGTTATTATTAGAGTTGTAGaaactattatataaattttcattagaCTTATTTATTGTTTCGTTATCACTGTTATGTGTGCGACTATTCTCGGAGCACTTTTCCAAGAAATTGAAGTCTGTTTCTTTTTTGACCAATTCGTTTATGAGGAGTTTCCCATGTTTCTCATTGTTAAAGCAATCGTTACTATCACCATCACTATCAACACTATTATCATCATCgtcatcattatcattataataCGCAATGCCATTCCTCGGTATTGTTTCTTTTGTGTGTCTATACATAATGCATtctatctttttttcattgttcaCTATATTAGTTATAGCattaaaatcattttttttcttaatttcgCTTAAGGAATTAATagaatttatgtatttttttggtGTTAAATCACACTTTTTTAGTTTATCATTTTgttctataaaaaaattattttcgcTTCTCTTTTTAACTGAATTATTAtgcaaattattatttccttcATTAATTATAGTGTCTGAAGTGCTAATCTGATCACCTtggttattattataattttcattttttataaaatttaaatttacacaattattatatagttCTTTATAATTACAGTTTAATAGGTCAAGAGATgttaattcattattattaatctTTAAATGGGAACAGTTCTCATCACGAAATGTCTTTTCCTTTATTCGTACCATGTTGTTTTTGCTTCTTTGAATGCATTGCgcttttacttcattttgtGCGCCATAGACCTGGAATTTCTTATCTGAAGGATATTCCTTTACGTCTTTAccaaatatattcatatattttgctGTGTCTCCCTCGCTTTTGACATCATtgaaatatgatatatttttttcatttttgccACCATTAAAGAAAGATGCACTTTTTTCGTTCTTATCACCATTAAAGGGAGATGCACTTTTTTCGTTCTTATCACCATTAAAGGGAGATATCCCGTTTGTGCTCTTTTTCTTCAATTTAGTTCTGTTTCTCCCTGGATTGTTACTTTGATTTTTCCTACCCTCCTTACTGCTATTTCTACttctactattattatgacTGTTATTTTTACTGCTTCTACGACTGCTGttgcatatgtttatatcGTATTTTCCCCTTTTCCCAGCACTATCTTTTGAAATGTTAGTCAGCTCATTCGCATGGAATTTTTTGTGAACAAATTTGGTAAATTTTTCACGTTTAGTTTCATTTACATCATTATTCATGTGATGAGGAATTACATCCTTATTTGTAGCACGCACCTCGTTCTCTAATTGGGTGAATGTAATAGATaaatttctatttctttttatatccCTTGAATAACGccttgatatattttttttttgttggtACTTTTCATTAAAACTGTCCATGTATAATTTtgatgcatttttttttatttctatatctTCTTTTACTTTATCCACTTGTAAACTTTTGTCGAATTTCGACATAAGTATTGTGTGCATATCATTATAACTATTACTTCGTAGCAATCTCGATCCACTATTACAAAGAGTATTgacaattttttcatatgagCAATTTAATTCATATCTATTTTTGCTTCTATCAACATGGTTAATTGTATTATAGTTATTTTCATGAAGAATAAAGAAGTATTCATTTTGTGCTGCATTATCTTCGCCATTCAATGATGTAATGCTTTCTCCATTGCGTGCTTCATTATGTTCTCCATTACGTGCTGCATTATATTCTCCATTACGTGCTGCATTATATTCTCCATTACGTGCTGCATTATATTCTCCATTACATGCTGCATTATATTCTCCATTACATGCTGCATTATATTCTCCATTACGTGCTGCATTATATTCTCCATTACGTGCTGCATTAAATCCTGCATTTCCCTTTTTacacttattttttctacttGCATATTTATAGTCTAACTGTTTTAGTAGTTTTAAACTGTTAGACGTGTCGCAtttgtttgtatttttatcagaaaatttaaaataattatgattattattatcattactattgtcgttattattatcattataattattattatcgttACTACTGTCGTTGCTATTATCGTTGCTATTatcgttattattactgttactatttttattagtcTGCGCCAAATTGGATGAATTTATGAAGTATTCATTCTTAAATGGTTGGGAAAAATTCGCGTCATTTTGTAAGATATCTAAGTTATTATTTACCTTACGATCTTGAGCtctaaatttattattcgtctgatatatattattatctgCCACCACatgattatttttaagatCTAATGACTTTATTAAATCACATGAATTCTCAAatgtttttccttctttattattacgatgtaaattttcatatttaatatttcccTTTAGTAACTTCGAACTACTCAGATAagaatttacattatttaaacttttatccataatattatcatcatttttattatcataaatttcatttttagtatattccatttttttgtCTATATTATTTGGAATATTCGAGTTagcttctttatttttcataaattctTTCTTTATTCTCTCTCCTGAAGTGCAGTTTTTCCTACTCATTTTGCTATATAATAAATCGATATAACTTTTCTTGTTTGTGCTTATATTTGAAGATACAAAATTGACATTCTCATTGTTAGCAATAAAATTTTCGCTTTTATTATCTCTTTCTTTTCCATTAAAACTTGCGATATCATCACCACTTGTTCTTTCACCAATGGGAGATGCACTTCTTCGAATTATATTGCTATTGATATAACTAATGTTGTAACCTTTGTTCATGGTAGGAAAATGGTTAATGTTCTTTTCAATATTACAGTGGGAAAGTTTTTCCATTGTATTATCCCTATCATACTCCGTGTTCTGAAGGAAACAATTATTAATTCTTGCATTGATATTATCACTTACAGATTTTAAgctttttatgtttttcctTTGATCTAATTTATGCACACGTTCATAACTAAGCCTATTGTTAACCAGTTCTGAGGCGTTTCcaaattttttagaaataaagtccctttttttattgccAGATAAAATACTATAAAGGTACTTATTCTTTTCAAATAGAAATAAACCTTTTTTATAGGAAAAGTAACGAAAGTACTTTTTAAtgtatctattttttttatcagaaGAAGGAATATAATGCgcagcatatttttttaagttatataacaaattatcagaatttcttttatgttttatgcCCATATTTGCTGTATAGCACAAGAAGTATTTAGACAGCTTCACAACGAGCAAGGGTTTACAGTCAtttctaaaataattttcccTTAAATAGGAATTCCTAAAGTTATTGTTTCTTTTCACTTTTACCCGTATCTTTTTTGAGGTAGAAGAAGtaattcctttttctttttctgtaCAATTTATCAATTTTGACATATTATAAACATGCTCTTTATTCTCTACTTCCTTCGCTTCActaattttttccatattttttattccaatTTCCTCCCCTCCAACTTGTAAGTTGGTTTGgtctatataataaaacggACAGCCTTCCTTTTTTGCActgttttctttattatcgTTTTTGTACTGTTTTTCAGTAAAATCTCCAGATTTGCTTTTCATTGGAACGTCTTCATTTGTTCCCAATATGTTGTTTCTCTTTTCTACATAATTTGTTTCAACgacatttaaatatttttctattctttttattcttttctctGTTTGAATGTAGACATCTATAAAATCTATGTGATTAGAATATAAGtcaataattaaattttttttatttttcacgtTATTACTATCACAATCAtgagaaaacaaaaaaaaactacCATCTTCATCATCTGAATTATGTAATTCACTTTTGTGAGATACACAACTTCTATTAAGTTGATATAAAAGTTCATTTATTAGAGTTATATCCATTTTAAACTTGTCCTTAATATGGTTTCCTTCAGacatatctttatttttaaacgtattataaatatttttattaatacaacTTCTCATGTactttaaataatgataCTCCTCAAGCAACATAAATTTCagtttatgtttatatttattataaaatgataGCATATTCACCATCAATTCTTTCTTCTCCTTAATTTCCTTCTGCTTGTTATCCCATCTGAGGAATTTAACGCTATCCCTACTGTCCGTGTGAGTATCGTTATTCaagtgaaaaatatttctgtCATGTATTTGTTTACCTGCTTCTTTACAGTCTGTACCTGTTTGTTCACCGTTTGCTTTACTTGCCCCTTTGCATCCGGTAGGACATAAGTTCATATATGTTTCAAGTTCATCCAGTAAATTCCCCATTTTTTCATCTCCattatttcctttatttttaagcatatttttgtcaactttctttttacataatttttcatcCAAATCGTCTTTTTTCGCCAGTCGGTTCACATTTGTATTGTTATTGTGCATAAAATCATTTTGACCTTTACCTGTATATAGGGTACTCTTTTCAGTGTCCTGATTATTCCTGCTGCTGTTTTTGTTTCTGTTTCTGTTTCTGTATGTGATGTTCGAGTTAATGTTATCTCTGTTGATGCAATCATCATTGTGATAATAGCTTCCGTTACGTTTGTTATTATCGCTGTTACCTTTAGTGTACTtaatattgtaattattacGATAATTACTATCATAATTATTAGCATAATGATTGTCATAATGTTCGTCATAATTATTAGAATCATGGGTATGAAAATCCTTTAACATAGAACGAATGATACGCACCTGTTCGCCTGAAATATTCCCGTCCTTAAAATTTGCTGAACTAGAATGCATGCTGtatttaacaaatttattcTGTGAAGACTTATTGCGTtgcttttttactttattaagGTATATATTACGCATACTATTTCTtatgattttattatttctatataatgtatattttggtattcttatatatttttctatattttttgttcctttatattttgcttgCACTAGCAGTTGcaaattcaatttttttctttttttctttaaaaataaaaacaggaatttattatttgatgagttataaaaattatgcagAACGCCATTATCCGACTTATTACTTAATGACTTTATTATGTTAACactattttttgtttccctttttttattaaaagtaaCACTGTTTAACGTGTTATCCGTAGGAATATTGTTGCATTCATTTCTAAGAGTAAAAGTTTCgttctttctttttaaatttgattTTCTCTCTTTTGTAGTTTTATCTTTATGACTCTTTCTGTATGCTTTGTCTTTCTGCACGCGTTCGTATGccatttctttatttattttaacgtTTCTAGGAGCACTATTGTAATTTATGCAAGAAGTACAGCTTTCTCCACCATAATTACTACTGCAGGAGTGTATGCAATAATCGTTATTTGGATTTATATTACTGCTATTAGTGCTTCTACTGATGGTTTTACTACTGCTTCTATTGATACCTCCCTTTTTGGATAATATTTTCTCCCTTTTACTAAGTATTTTTCTGTGCTTAAGGCTTTTATTTGAACCGTTTTCGTGCGCAccttcatttttatgtactCTTTTGTAGTGTTCATTATCCTGTCCATTGCTATAATTCTGTTCAGTCCTCTTTTCTAGttcttttcccttttttaccTTCTCTATTACATTGTCGTTTCTTGCCTTTTCGACTACTTTGTCGTATTTTACCTTTTCGACTACGTTGTCCTCTTTTACCTTTTCTGTtgccttttcctttttttccttttcttttactttcttATTCTCCATATCCATTtggttctttttttttttttcccattccTCCTCGTAGTTTTGATTATTGAAcggaaaataattttttaatttttcatattcacAAATACTTGGCGTTTTGTGGAATTTCTCACTATCACCAGAAATGGAAGAAAATGGAACGTCCTTCGAATaaacattttcattaatttttaaagatgaatctatttttcttttatcattCAAAACTTTTTTCAGTTGAATAACTGATTCTGTTAAATGGTCTgcattttcatcattaaaatttttgctttttccatattctttttgattatttaattcagcatttatacttttcaatttattatttttttttcttaatttttcatttttgttttttatattttcctcttcaatacttttaaatattctttgaAATAGGGTATTTTCTCTAATATTAGACAATcctaatttattattacgaAAGATCAAGTTGTAATCATAAAAAACTTCATTACAGCAAAAGGCATTctcatttttatgttttgcTATAGGCGCTTCAGCATTTATGTCCTGTTtgttatcttttatattGCATTCATTATCTTTATCATATAAATCTTCACTAAAGATTTTAACAGctgttgttttttttattttatgaatatcaTCTTTGTAAAATGAATCATCACCACTCTTTTCTTGTGTCCCACAATTCTGTATTTTCCTAATGCTCTTTTTGGATTCAGCTAACTCGTTTACTAGactgtaaaaataaaacatccAAATACgcttttatacatacatatacatatacatatatatatatatatatatatgtataacgtACATTATTACATTCTAAACAAGTAGCGCTTTGAATATCACACGCAATTGTGCATTTCCTTCGATGCGAAGTTCATATGTGTTTATAAATACActaatgatataatatatatattgacaTTTTTGCGTACctttctaaatttttatcttcCGTGGGTACTAGCGTAAAACATTTCTGTATGAGCATATTACATTGAAGAAAATGAATTCTGAATTTGCTCAGAAACCATTACtaagaatattaaattttcaatttacttatataacTTGATGATACATTGATTTGCCTTTTAATTCCTTATTGTGTCTTttcactttttctttttttttttttcttatttcccttactatttttattctctttttgCTGTTTtgttgctttttttttttttttttttcttttatttattcatttttgaattaataaactttttatGGTACCATTTTATTCGTTTAgcataatattaattatatctaaattttataaatccTATAATTATAagattccttttttttttttaagatagTTATTGGAACATAGCATCATACACATGTGTGCTATGTTAAAAGCTATATATATCCCAGTTGTAAAAAGTGCGTTTATGCATTTTGCACATACaattttattgaattataaatatttgtttgcAATTCAAATTAAATA contains:
- a CDS encoding hypothetical protein (conserved Plasmodium protein), whose product is MLIQKCFTLVPTEDKNLESLVNELAESKKSIRKIQNCGTQEKSGDDSFYKDDIHKIKKTTAVKIFSEDLYDKDNECNIKDNKQDINAEAPIAKHKNENAFCCNEVFYDYNLIFRNNKLGLSNIRENTLFQRIFKSIEEENIKNKNEKLRKKNNKLKSINAELNNQKEYGKSKNFNDENADHLTESVIQLKKVLNDKRKIDSSLKINENVYSKDVPFSSISGDSEKFHKTPSICEYEKLKNYFPFNNQNYEEEWEKKKKNQMDMENKKVKEKEKKEKATEKVKEDNVVEKVKYDKVVEKARNDNVIEKVKKGKELEKRTEQNYSNGQDNEHYKRVHKNEGAHENGSNKSLKHRKILSKREKILSKKGGINRSSSKTISRSTNSSNINPNNDYCIHSCSSNYGGESCTSCINYNSAPRNVKINKEMAYERVQKDKAYRKSHKDKTTKERKSNLKRKNETFTLRNECNNIPTDNTLNSVTFNKKRETKNSVNIIKSLSNKSDNGVLHNFYNSSNNKFLFLFLKKKRKKLNLQLLVQAKYKGTKNIEKYIRIPKYTLYRNNKIIRNSMRNIYLNKVKKQRNKSSQNKFVKYSMHSSSANFKDGNISGEQVRIIRSMLKDFHTHDSNNYDEHYDNHYANNYDSNYRNNYNIKYTKGNSDNNKRNGSYYHNDDCINRDNINSNITYRNRNRNKNSSRNNQDTEKSTLYTGKGQNDFMHNNNTNVNRLAKKDDLDEKLCKKKVDKNMLKNKGNNGDEKMGNLLDELETYMNLCPTGCKGASKANGEQTGTDCKEAGKQIHDRNIFHLNNDTHTDSRDSVKFLRWDNKQKEIKEKKELMVNMLSFYNKYKHKLKFMLLEEYHYLKYMRSCINKNIYNTFKNKDMSEGNHIKDKFKMDITLINELLYQLNRSCVSHKSELHNSDDEDGSFFLFSHDCDSNNVKNKKNLIIDLYSNHIDFIDVYIQTEKRIKRIEKYLNVVETNYVEKRNNILGTNEDVPMKSKSGDFTEKQYKNDNKENSAKKEGCPFYYIDQTNLQVGGEEIGIKNMEKISEAKEVENKEHVYNMSKLINCTEKEKGITSSTSKKIRVKVKRNNNFRNSYLRENYFRNDCKPLLVVKLSKYFLCYTANMGIKHKRNSDNLLYNLKKYAAHYIPSSDKKNRYIKKYFRYFSYKKGLFLFEKNKYLYSILSGNKKRDFISKKFGNASELVNNRLSYERVHKLDQRKNIKSLKSVSDNINARINNCFLQNTEYDRDNTMEKLSHCNIEKNINHFPTMNKGYNISYINSNIIRRSASPIGERTSGDDIASFNGKERDNKSENFIANNENVNFVSSNISTNKKSYIDLLYSKMSRKNCTSGERIKKEFMKNKEANSNIPNNIDKKMEYTKNEIYDNKNDDNIMDKSLNNVNSYLSSSKLLKGNIKYENLHRNNKEGKTFENSCDLIKSLDLKNNHVVADNNIYQTNNKFRAQDRKVNNNLDILQNDANFSQPFKNEYFINSSNLAQTNKNSNSNNNDNSNDNSNDSSNDNNNYNDNNNDNSNDNNNHNYFKFSDKNTNKCDTSNSLKLLKQLDYKYASRKNKCKKGNAGFNAARNGEYNAARNGEYNAACNGEYNAACNGEYNAARNGEYNAARNGEYNAARNGEHNEARNGESITSLNGEDNAAQNEYFFILHENNYNTINHVDRSKNRYELNCSYEKIVNTLCNSGSRLLRSNSYNDMHTILMSKFDKSLQVDKVKEDIEIKKNASKLYMDSFNEKYQQKKNISRRYSRDIKRNRNLSITFTQLENEVRATNKDVIPHHMNNDVNETKREKFTKFVHKKFHANELTNISKDSAGKRGKYDINICNSSRRSSKNNSHNNSRSRNSSKEGRKNQSNNPGRNRTKLKKKSTNGISPFNGDKNEKSASPFNGDKNEKSASFFNGGKNEKNISYFNDVKSEGDTAKYMNIFGKDVKEYPSDKKFQVYGAQNEVKAQCIQRSKNNMVRIKEKTFRDENCSHLKINNNELTSLDLLNCNYKELYNNCVNLNFIKNENYNNNQGDQISTSDTIINEGNNNLHNNSVKKRSENNFFIEQNDKLKKCDLTPKKYINSINSLSEIKKKNDFNAITNIVNNEKKIECIMYRHTKETIPRNGIAYYNDNDDDDDNSVDSDGDSNDCFNNEKHGKLLINELVKKETDFNFLEKCSENSRTHNSDNETINKSNENLYNSFYNSNNNLSQGFHFMHENYITNEKDNFYRSPKNIINTKKLDQIIEKIRRWNKRIVNNNNYVQCMFCDKYLFKLKSYKGDEYSYDDDNYGDDSYVYDIFNTSENDNMKKEIYTCAICKHKIKVLNKYNYHNITPKNDVDIKRECFEDQLEESKERISNNKEEKIINLQSNQFDDLSYVNYSTDNLFTKSNFKEESINSNIFFKNIKNNSKNVNKCFHYKNSSDPFKNNIYGDLENCEHCDNLDNVKFLISNRKLCSFDNSSIKSFLFDFKNAYTSNYSDVSKISTMSKGSILNEKEENNQKFHNIRYPYCIKANTGTNSDNRKKNFAYFINATEFKNKSCSNENVACNSSTNFFLRTINKNFSYDINMLRVRNMNNIPFFIKKNNKNWNSYNYYKTPTLNDTINTYGTNIFYDKTNTNEQNKINIEKMGKMFFHNHPLNKETGKKQTNEYHQISTTNIRTCEHTYETNPQIKNKNDNIGDIKKLSKNNQKENVNGVIKRSNNVEKRKKRIQLEEANKKKLQETEKDKEKKIRKKNDYFTNPSINLFDYLNDEE
- a CDS encoding hypothetical protein (conserved Plasmodium protein); translation: MCTSIRSNLKNVKNSEESHLFARNNILQFLNNNNDIPSKNKESNEILNEKDYFMNSLRTRENICMPQYSSDTNTCFKRYFLEPNNVFTSYSENYSSSTKFMDEPACNKFKSNII